One bacterium DNA window includes the following coding sequences:
- a CDS encoding PBP1A family penicillin-binding protein yields MQLRSGLDRLPRWVIRLTAILIIVLCVFWIGLFVHYSVIVERHLSSEKWSLPSTIFAEPLLLRKGVSFNRADLVDYLQSLDYFLAKHPDVAPGQYSLFSGGIRFQRRPFLYKDSKAPVIDVHFNSTGIDRITDISSNQEMDLYEMEPVPIRNLFGDEWEKRTLVPYQDIPPHLIDAVLAIEDRRFFRHNGIDTIGIARALWRNLKSRNEIQGGSTITQQLAKNFFLTPERSIKRKINEALLALFMERRQTKEEILELYLNEIYMGQRGAMSIHGIGEASRVFLRKEVKSLTVPEGALLAGMIRAPNAYNPAKNPKQALERRNTVLKTMLEMGTITKEQYASFLRVPVKAYQSDTKINLAPYFGDVVKTQLLDKYSSDTIYKRNLNIFTSLDLGMQQAAEESLSAGLRNIDKKREKRTGKKIQGCLIAIEPRTGYIKAFVGGRNYSKSQFNRINQALRQPGSVFKPVVYAAAFERAFTDPPAFTPATLVEDGPWIVKTADETWEPRNYDGEYHGVVTLRKALSHSMNIATAKLASAVGLRDVAMLGQRLGFETVKAYPSIALGAFEVSPWHVARAYAVFANGGMKTELRTVKQVKDHAGVLLESSNRESKRVLHPETAYLITDMLRSVMSEGTAASVRSLGFTRPAAGKTGTTDEYRDAWFVGYTPDLLCVVWTGYDDNTPLKMTGAEAALPIWASFMKKATQKMPVRDFETPDGIVTAVIDPTTGSLATGACPMTETELFIAGTEPNTQCMDHAYSFYAYRDYHRDRYRWRSNDRYEPRRYAHKRKKWWRRFKFWD; encoded by the coding sequence ATGCAACTTCGATCTGGTCTTGACCGCCTTCCGAGATGGGTGATTCGTCTTACTGCTATTCTCATTATTGTTTTGTGTGTTTTCTGGATCGGACTTTTCGTGCATTACAGCGTGATCGTCGAAAGACATCTGAGCTCTGAGAAATGGTCGCTCCCATCCACGATATTTGCCGAACCGCTGCTGCTCAGGAAAGGAGTATCCTTTAACCGCGCCGATCTAGTCGACTATCTTCAATCTCTCGATTACTTTTTGGCCAAGCATCCGGATGTTGCGCCCGGGCAGTACAGCCTTTTTTCTGGAGGAATCCGCTTTCAGCGGCGTCCGTTTCTGTATAAAGATTCCAAAGCTCCCGTCATCGATGTTCATTTCAATTCAACAGGTATCGATCGAATTACCGATATCAGTTCGAATCAGGAGATGGATTTATATGAAATGGAACCGGTGCCGATCCGAAATCTTTTTGGAGACGAATGGGAAAAACGAACACTTGTTCCTTATCAGGACATTCCTCCACATTTGATCGATGCTGTACTTGCGATCGAAGACAGAAGATTTTTCAGACATAACGGCATCGATACCATAGGAATTGCGAGGGCATTGTGGCGAAATCTGAAATCCAGAAATGAGATCCAGGGTGGAAGCACAATCACGCAACAGCTCGCGAAGAACTTTTTTCTAACTCCTGAACGTTCCATAAAACGCAAAATCAACGAGGCTTTGCTTGCTCTTTTCATGGAACGGCGCCAGACAAAAGAGGAAATTCTGGAGCTTTATTTAAATGAAATCTATATGGGGCAGCGGGGCGCAATGAGCATTCATGGAATCGGGGAAGCGAGCCGCGTTTTTTTGCGGAAGGAAGTGAAATCGCTCACTGTTCCGGAAGGAGCACTGCTTGCGGGAATGATTCGCGCGCCCAACGCATACAATCCTGCGAAGAATCCGAAGCAGGCGCTGGAGCGAAGGAATACGGTTTTAAAAACAATGCTGGAAATGGGAACAATTACGAAGGAACAGTATGCGTCATTCTTGCGCGTTCCGGTGAAAGCATATCAATCGGATACAAAAATAAATCTGGCTCCCTATTTCGGTGATGTTGTGAAGACGCAGCTTCTCGACAAGTATTCTTCCGATACGATCTACAAACGAAATCTGAATATTTTTACTTCGTTGGATCTCGGGATGCAGCAGGCAGCGGAGGAATCGCTTTCCGCCGGTTTGAGGAATATTGACAAGAAAAGAGAAAAGCGGACTGGAAAGAAAATTCAAGGTTGCCTGATTGCGATCGAACCGCGCACCGGTTATATCAAAGCGTTTGTCGGCGGTCGTAACTATTCGAAGAGTCAGTTCAACCGGATCAATCAAGCTTTGAGACAGCCGGGAAGTGTCTTTAAGCCGGTTGTTTATGCCGCAGCGTTTGAGCGCGCTTTCACCGATCCACCTGCATTTACTCCTGCCACGCTGGTGGAAGATGGACCGTGGATTGTGAAAACCGCAGACGAAACATGGGAGCCCAGAAATTATGATGGTGAATACCACGGCGTTGTCACGTTGCGCAAAGCTTTATCGCATTCGATGAATATTGCCACAGCAAAACTTGCGAGCGCCGTTGGTTTGCGAGATGTGGCAATGCTCGGACAGCGTCTTGGGTTTGAAACGGTAAAAGCGTATCCCTCAATCGCGCTCGGAGCATTCGAAGTGAGCCCGTGGCACGTGGCGCGCGCATACGCAGTTTTTGCAAATGGCGGTATGAAGACAGAATTACGAACGGTCAAACAGGTGAAAGATCACGCGGGTGTATTGCTGGAAAGCAGCAACCGGGAATCGAAACGTGTGTTGCATCCGGAAACGGCTTATCTGATAACGGACATGCTTCGTTCGGTGATGTCTGAAGGGACAGCAGCTTCAGTTCGTTCGCTTGGTTTCACTCGTCCGGCTGCCGGCAAGACCGGGACAACCGATGAGTACCGTGACGCCTGGTTTGTCGGGTATACACCCGACCTGCTATGCGTGGTCTGGACCGGATACGATGACAATACACCTTTGAAAATGACGGGAGCTGAAGCCGCACTTCCGATCTGGGCGAGTTTCATGAAAAAAGCAACGCAAAAAATGCCGGTGAGAGATTTTGAAACGCCCGATGGTATTGTTACCGCTGTGATTGATCCTACAACAGGCTCGCTTGCCACCGGCGCCTGCCCGATGACCGAAACGGAATTGTTTATCGCCGGCACGGAACCGAATACGCAATGCATGGATCATGCATATAGTTTTTATGCTTATCGCGATTACCACCGTGACCGCTATCGTTGGCGCTCCAATGACCGCTATGAGCCGCGACGATATGCGCATAAAAGGAAAAAATGGTGGCGCCGCTTTAAGTTCTGGGATTAG
- a CDS encoding aldo/keto reductase: protein MKYTKLGKTGLKVSRLCLGMMTYGSSQWRPWVLDEAESRPFIQLALELGINFFDTADMYSRGISEEVLGRALKDFAPKREDLVVATKVFFPMSEDPDDQGLSRKHILQSIDGSLRRLRMDYVDLFQIHRWDYETSIEETLEALDSVVRSGKALYIGASSMYAWQFAQSLYKADQSGWRRFVSMQNHYNLIYREEEREMIPFCRAEGIGLLPWSPLARGFLAGNRNKQDWGETLRAKTDDYAQKLYYQDSDFKIADRVGELARHRGVSRMQIALAWILHQPGITAPIIGASKIQHLTEAAGALDITLDSGEITFLQELYQPHAILGHH from the coding sequence ATGAAGTACACGAAACTTGGAAAAACTGGTCTCAAAGTATCCAGACTTTGCCTCGGGATGATGACGTATGGCTCATCGCAATGGCGTCCCTGGGTTTTAGATGAAGCGGAGAGCCGGCCTTTTATTCAGCTCGCTCTTGAGCTCGGAATCAACTTCTTTGACACAGCGGACATGTACTCGCGTGGAATAAGTGAAGAGGTTCTGGGCAGAGCTCTGAAAGATTTCGCGCCGAAACGCGAAGATCTTGTGGTTGCGACAAAAGTATTTTTCCCGATGAGTGAGGACCCGGACGATCAGGGACTTTCGCGCAAACACATTTTACAATCGATCGATGGATCCCTGCGCCGTTTGAGAATGGATTATGTGGACCTGTTCCAGATCCATCGCTGGGATTACGAAACTTCGATCGAAGAAACATTGGAGGCGCTTGATTCGGTTGTGCGAAGCGGAAAGGCGCTGTACATCGGCGCGTCCAGCATGTATGCATGGCAATTCGCGCAATCTTTATACAAAGCGGATCAGAGCGGCTGGAGACGATTTGTTTCCATGCAGAACCATTACAACCTCATTTATCGCGAAGAGGAACGAGAGATGATTCCTTTTTGCAGGGCGGAGGGAATCGGCTTGCTGCCCTGGAGTCCGCTGGCCCGCGGCTTTCTTGCGGGGAATCGCAACAAACAGGATTGGGGAGAAACTCTCCGCGCGAAAACGGATGACTACGCACAAAAGCTTTATTATCAGGATTCTGATTTCAAAATTGCTGATCGTGTCGGTGAACTGGCAAGGCATCGCGGTGTTTCTCGAATGCAAATTGCGCTCGCTTGGATTCTTCACCAACCGGGAATAACCGCTCCCATAATTGGCGCCTCAAAAATACAACATCTCACGGAAGCTGCCGGGGCTCTGGATATAACTCTCGATTCCGGAGAAATAACTTTTCTTCAGGAACTTTACCAGCCACACGCAATCTTGGGCCACCATTGA
- a CDS encoding insulinase family protein: MLRVMFAAIFILMINALLLASVSAKRPATALDEFLKSVKRTSLPNGLTVLTREQKGTGVVAINTWVKAGYFNEPDEVAGMAHLFEHMFFKGSKKFPGSEQIAQQLANVGGLMNAGTIYDYTNYYFVVPYEGFRRAMEIQSDAIMNPLFNPEELKKEAEVVIEESNRKLDNPPALSTERMYSIAFQHHRMKRWRIGSNEVLRNINRENLIAFFQTLYRPENMILVIAGDVSHEEAVRIAKETFGELPRGKVDKKYGPKEPLQTEFRYGRSSADIKQGYSVFGWHTVGVGHKDELTLDLLATILGSGRSSRLYRNVVNPDSASTIYAIHYTFDDIGVFEIQGSFDEKNRSAVDRKTLAEVERLKAHGPNAYELQLAKNKLESYLVFGLQDVLGQAQALSQSEARYGYEAMGQRLAEIHTITAEQIQETARRYLTVENLTLYHYTPKEVPAISLEQALLAVQEATSTTPPAIPATPLPAQASPVRPATTNSKVKQEQLSNGVTLILQERPGAPMVSTGVYFKGGRIYENSGNAGITQLLARSMRKGTKSRSGDEIDNQIEYLGTQMNLDIQEDYFGVNLSILSKNYKAGIELLADVLMNPSFPQEGVNEERFEQVAAMKRSLDSSLQRPFQLASEALYGSHPYGLPPLGYQTSVSGITSESLREWWQKHVVADDTIVLIVGDISAEEAKSQAEHYFGKLSKRSEVPPVVPAPSIPSARMEIVEYRDRKQSAIVLAFPTVVRTNPEWPILRLLGNVTSGLAGTFFAELRSKQALAYTVFARDSSRVGHGAFVAYMATEATKEPQAREALLKEIRRLASDGFNQEDVNRAKSSFAGTTKIILQTNDAILSDLAANYFFGVGLDFTERMLQLTQGITLEQLRDAAKKHLSGDIYVSGIQRGKT, from the coding sequence ATGCTCCGAGTGATGTTTGCTGCCATATTTATTTTGATGATCAATGCGCTGCTTCTGGCGAGTGTTTCTGCAAAAAGGCCAGCTACGGCTCTGGATGAATTTTTGAAAAGCGTCAAGCGAACAAGTCTTCCCAATGGATTGACTGTTCTGACACGCGAGCAAAAAGGCACTGGAGTTGTTGCGATCAATACCTGGGTGAAGGCAGGCTATTTCAATGAACCGGATGAAGTCGCGGGAATGGCCCACTTGTTTGAACACATGTTCTTTAAAGGTTCAAAAAAATTTCCCGGCTCAGAGCAAATCGCGCAACAACTGGCAAATGTGGGTGGTTTGATGAATGCCGGAACGATTTACGATTACACAAATTATTATTTTGTAGTTCCCTACGAAGGTTTTCGTCGAGCGATGGAAATTCAATCCGATGCCATTATGAATCCTCTTTTTAATCCAGAAGAATTGAAAAAAGAGGCCGAGGTGGTCATCGAAGAGTCAAATCGCAAGTTAGATAATCCTCCCGCACTTTCCACAGAACGAATGTATTCAATAGCCTTTCAACACCACCGAATGAAACGGTGGAGGATTGGTTCGAATGAGGTATTGCGAAACATCAATCGCGAGAATCTAATCGCATTCTTTCAAACTCTTTACCGGCCCGAAAACATGATTCTTGTCATCGCAGGAGACGTTTCGCATGAAGAAGCGGTCCGCATCGCCAAAGAAACATTTGGTGAGCTTCCCAGAGGCAAGGTCGACAAAAAATATGGTCCCAAAGAGCCGCTACAAACTGAATTCCGGTACGGACGATCGAGCGCGGATATCAAACAGGGCTATTCCGTTTTTGGATGGCACACGGTAGGGGTTGGTCATAAGGATGAACTTACGCTCGATCTGCTGGCCACAATTCTTGGAAGCGGAAGATCATCCCGGCTATATCGGAATGTTGTAAACCCTGATTCCGCAAGCACGATTTACGCGATCCACTACACTTTTGATGACATAGGAGTTTTTGAGATTCAGGGATCTTTTGATGAAAAGAACCGAAGCGCCGTAGATCGCAAAACTCTCGCTGAAGTTGAACGATTGAAAGCTCACGGGCCGAATGCCTATGAACTACAACTGGCAAAGAACAAGTTGGAATCCTACCTTGTCTTTGGACTTCAAGATGTTTTGGGACAGGCTCAAGCGTTATCGCAATCTGAAGCACGATACGGTTACGAAGCAATGGGGCAACGACTTGCAGAGATCCACACGATCACAGCCGAGCAAATTCAGGAGACCGCACGCCGCTATCTTACAGTCGAAAATCTGACCCTCTATCATTACACGCCGAAAGAAGTGCCGGCAATATCACTTGAGCAGGCTCTCCTTGCCGTGCAAGAAGCAACATCAACCACGCCTCCTGCAATTCCGGCAACACCTCTTCCCGCGCAAGCTTCACCGGTAAGGCCGGCGACCACAAACTCCAAAGTAAAACAAGAACAGCTGTCCAACGGAGTTACGTTGATTCTTCAAGAAAGACCAGGCGCGCCGATGGTCTCGACCGGTGTTTATTTCAAAGGTGGACGCATCTATGAAAATAGCGGGAACGCAGGAATCACCCAATTGTTGGCTCGTTCGATGCGGAAAGGAACAAAATCAAGAAGCGGAGATGAAATAGACAATCAGATTGAGTATCTGGGAACACAGATGAATCTTGATATTCAGGAAGATTACTTTGGGGTGAATCTGAGTATTCTGAGCAAAAATTATAAAGCAGGCATCGAGCTGCTTGCAGACGTTCTGATGAATCCGTCATTTCCACAGGAAGGTGTAAACGAAGAACGATTCGAGCAGGTCGCAGCAATGAAACGATCACTCGACTCTTCTTTGCAACGACCCTTTCAATTAGCCAGCGAGGCGCTTTATGGAAGCCATCCTTATGGCTTGCCACCTCTCGGATATCAAACCTCGGTATCAGGGATTACTTCTGAATCTTTGCGCGAATGGTGGCAAAAACATGTTGTTGCGGACGACACTATTGTTTTAATCGTTGGAGACATCTCAGCGGAAGAAGCAAAGAGTCAGGCGGAACACTATTTCGGTAAGCTGTCCAAACGGAGTGAGGTCCCGCCTGTGGTTCCTGCTCCTTCGATACCGTCTGCACGAATGGAGATCGTGGAGTACCGGGACAGAAAGCAGTCAGCAATCGTACTCGCTTTTCCAACTGTTGTGCGCACCAATCCTGAGTGGCCGATTCTGAGACTGCTGGGCAATGTAACTTCGGGACTTGCCGGAACTTTTTTTGCGGAACTTCGCAGCAAACAGGCGCTTGCTTACACGGTTTTCGCGCGCGACAGTTCCCGCGTTGGCCATGGAGCCTTCGTTGCATACATGGCGACAGAAGCAACCAAAGAACCGCAAGCTCGCGAAGCCCTGCTAAAAGAGATTCGACGCCTGGCCAGCGACGGTTTTAATCAGGAAGATGTGAACCGCGCAAAATCCTCGTTCGCGGGCACCACGAAAATCATTTTGCAAACGAATGACGCCATCCTGAGCGACCTCGCTGCAAACTATTTTTTTGGAGTCGGCCTGGATTTTACGGAGCGAATGCTCCAACTAACTCAGGGGATCACGCTTGAACAATTGCGTGACGCCGCCAAGAAACATTTATCCGGTGACATATATGTTTCCGGAATCCAGCGTGGCAAAACCTAG
- a CDS encoding pyridoxal phosphate-dependent aminotransferase → MRTPVTHPNVPLLKYAIREIVDVTQKLQELEPSYLFVRENIGDPVAKGWPVPSFLKQVLMDEIHRKGDLVFGYCHSRGIPEVRKWIVQYAKRFSPSSTLDYEYVLLTNGLGAAISSLYHMLRRGARILQPAPCYPSHSSMESFAAGAEPVFYNLDVVRNWEPDLDHMESQIKRHPEVAGILIVNPNNPTGAVYSEATLEKVIRLAERYQLMVISDEIYFRMVYHGLKHVQLTEMAVGRIPLILLRGTSKDVPWPGARSGWIEFHNVDLDSEYKSYCEAVKKRVLLEVCATTLPQTVIPAIYDHPEYENWNRTYNAGLEHNIDLIAEILGSTKGLHTNRPDGAFYMMPTFEEGVLNNHQTLPIKNSSARQYIEHEVAEPGMQPDKRFAYYLLASTGICVVPASGFSSPAPGFRITTLERDEVKLKDTYRRLSQAVTDYLKSA, encoded by the coding sequence AACATCGGAGATCCTGTTGCAAAGGGCTGGCCGGTCCCTTCATTTTTGAAACAGGTTCTCATGGATGAGATCCATCGCAAAGGAGATCTGGTTTTTGGATACTGTCATTCCCGTGGAATTCCCGAAGTGCGCAAATGGATTGTGCAATATGCAAAACGCTTTTCTCCCTCATCCACGCTCGACTACGAATATGTTTTGCTTACGAATGGTTTGGGCGCTGCCATTTCATCGTTGTATCACATGTTGCGGCGCGGAGCGCGCATTTTGCAGCCGGCGCCCTGCTATCCTTCGCATTCTTCGATGGAATCCTTCGCTGCAGGCGCAGAACCGGTCTTTTACAATCTGGATGTGGTCAGGAACTGGGAACCGGACCTGGATCACATGGAATCTCAAATCAAACGTCATCCGGAAGTGGCCGGAATCCTGATCGTCAATCCGAACAATCCAACCGGCGCCGTTTACAGTGAAGCAACTCTGGAAAAAGTCATACGGTTGGCCGAACGGTATCAGCTGATGGTGATATCCGATGAAATTTATTTTCGAATGGTTTATCACGGCCTCAAACATGTGCAGCTTACCGAGATGGCGGTGGGGCGGATTCCACTAATATTGTTACGAGGCACCTCCAAGGATGTACCCTGGCCGGGAGCGCGCAGTGGCTGGATCGAATTCCACAATGTGGATCTCGACTCGGAGTACAAATCTTACTGTGAAGCTGTGAAGAAACGTGTGCTGCTGGAGGTTTGCGCGACAACATTACCACAGACTGTCATCCCTGCAATTTATGATCACCCTGAATACGAAAATTGGAATCGCACTTACAATGCTGGCCTTGAACACAATATTGATCTGATCGCTGAGATTCTAGGAAGCACGAAAGGGCTACACACGAATCGCCCTGATGGCGCATTTTACATGATGCCGACTTTTGAAGAAGGTGTTCTCAACAATCATCAAACTCTCCCGATCAAGAATTCATCGGCGCGACAATACATTGAACATGAAGTTGCCGAGCCCGGCATGCAACCCGATAAACGCTTCGCATACTACCTGCTGGCTTCAACCGGAATCTGCGTTGTGCCCGCCTCCGGTTTCTCCTCACCGGCTCCCGGCTTTCGCATCACAACCCTCGAACGAGACGAAGTAAAGTTGAAGGACACGTACAGACGCCTCTCCCAGGCGGTCACGGACTACCTAAAATCTGCTTAA